The stretch of DNA CAGGGATCTGGGAGAAGGAAGACCAAATGGTTTTGACATTgctatgttttttttcccttaagcGACATTGCCTGGTTGAGAAATTTAAGAGAGGAATGTGAAAGTCACAGGTATTGTGCATTATCTATTTAGTCTTTGATTGCCAAATAAAAGACAAGAAGAGGTGCCCATTTCATGTTGCAGCAGCTAGCTTTTCCATGTGAATACCCACTAATCAAGGCCGCTTGATATATGGTTGATGTAATTGGACAAAAGCTACAAGAATGTCTACGCTAGATCCATGTGAATGTAGTCACCATAGTGACCTTAGTATGTTGTAACCGTGTATGTAGCTAGAAACTATGTGTATTGTAAAAGTTTACATATTAGCGATGTAATTGTGAGCCATTAAATGTGGATTTAATCCAGTTATTGATAGAAGGCTATAGGAAAATTATTATTCCACCATTTATTGTTGCTGGTGAAGCtggaatgaaaaaattatttacttgaGGTTGACAAATGGTGGATTGCATGCTGTTGGAATTATTTAGCATTTTCAGACAAGTTATGACGTGCATGCCGTTCAAATTTATTATAAGCATTGAATCCATCTAATAAGCaaatcgtttgtttttatatgaactgtcaaattaagaaatatttgcTGAAACAATAAGaccaaatattttgtttagataTGCTCCTAAGTGAGTGTCCGACTACCATTAATCCTGCCTTGCAGTTCAACTGTTATCCTCCCCACCCTATGTGGAGCATTGACCTGGAAATTATGATGCATTGATGAAAATAACACAATGACAGCTGCATGTCTAcacaataaaattcaaaaatcctgtaaaataaatgataatttcaagTGCAAGCTAGTCATACAAATTAGTCCACCTACCAATATTAAGTTACATATTGTACGCACTTccaccaaaaaattaaattgcagCTAGTAGTTTCAGACATCAACTATATTTTCACTAAGTATATTGACTTATAACCACCGTTGTGTCCCAGACAAGCTATTCGGCTGGGTTCCAGGTAGCCCAAGTTGTATCtgtgaacataatataacagTTAAAAACTCATCCACATGTAACTAAATAATTCACTTTAGAGAGAGTGatcaagttaaaaaaattacactttcTTGAGTCTCACTCACTACAAAACCAAATTGGGTTCCACTAAATTCCAGCACCTCTGTATTATTTTGTAGCTGCTAacaatagattaaaaaaaaaaaaaaaactagattaaTTTAAAGCAAATCAAACACTCTCTTAACACCATGCGGCTATAACTATTTGATAAGAGGTGGTgacaaatatgtataaaatggtCTTTGCATCACCTAAGATGTCAACAACCATGTCATGATAACGAGCAAAAAAACTGAAAGAggtgagaaaaaattgaaagaggtGAGAATACTCCACATACCTGAGTTGATGGATTTCTTGATGGATTTGTGGTAGAAGGCATTATAGGAGATGCATGTTCTTTCCCTTTCTCTATCTACagaatatttactaatattttaaaacaataaaaattatctagATCTGGAAGTTGAAGCTACTTAAGCCTTTAACTAGAACTATTTGTTAACTAGAACTACTTGTTAAAGCTAGCAAGTATCAGAATTTATAGAGTtcaagtaaataataaaaaaataaatgaaaacccAATTAGAGAATCTTGACTTGAGAGAAGATCGTGGTAACTTGGAGAATGAAAAACAAAgcgatcctctctctctctctctctctctctctaaataatGCAACAACCCCAATAATTGAAGGAGGAAAAACTTTATAATGATCAAGCCGGTGTGATATACATTTTTCCTTACGTattaacatgatataatttattttataaaataaaatttatttttttaagtgatgtgtGATCATCATGTATAACATTAAGCATGATTGTAGAGTTTATTTTCTACTGAATAAAATCTAGAAActtaataacaattaaaaaaaaagcagagaAAGGCAAAAAAGTGTATGTTAGAAGGCAAAAAACTGGTAAATTAATGGGTATTGATTGAAGCAGAATATCAAACATGTTACCAGCAAGGCACCAGGTAGaatccaaaaaccaaaaaaaaaaaaaaaagtcttaggcaaaaaataatagaataaggTAGACATATAGCATACAATTCAAAGCATAAAACATGTCATGATAGCAACACAGTGGTCCCCATGgccattggcttcatcaaaagtctagccaaatgcaaaatttgatgaatttcatcaacatagggctgcattggattagtcaaagagataaatgtgaaactttgagctacagtaaatggaTAAGTTTCTTCAAATTCGAAGGGCTActattcactcatcaaatctattttttattcacttttaatttccaaaggtcttttttattcacgcttaatctccaaccgtcttgtaataataatgtaaaaataaaataaaattattaattaacatatgattagtgtaattataaaatatgaaaaaaaataaaaatatttttattaaaataataatattatattattattttgatgaattcaatgactaattcaatgtggagttatggctaggaaagttttggatttatagaaatcatgtacttttcatcaaattttagagataactttgatgaatccaatgtcaatgctcAGAAAAGCATATCCTTCAACTAATGATATTTTATAGTTGTAGAACTACGTAGATTAATGCAATTGAGTGAAGAGAAAAGCGGCTCCACGAGACCCACAAGAAAATGTCTTAGGTATGTGGTCGAGAAGGAAGCAGCTCCAAAATTTTCCATTGTAAGTTCTTTAGTCTTGCCGATCgacccaaaacaaaataaaaatttaagctACGATTAATTTGTAAAGAGATGGCTGAACTTAAATGAGATTTAGGGATTTCTAGACAATCACCAATCTAAGAAATCCCACCAACAATTTGCAGCAAATGGAGAAGATGGAGATGAAAATCTGTAgtagatgaagaagatgaagatggagaTTTTGTGAACTTGCGTGCAGATAGAGTTTctcaaggaagaagatgaatcggtctttctctcttctattcgtgttttcttctttctctttctttcttcttcttcttcttcttctttttttaaattaataaatttaacatcTGACAATATTATCCACGTGAGCATCGGTACACATATCGGTCCGCAACTTCGCTTGTATATAGCAGAACTGATAATAATAACGTCCTCTGCAATAGTGGCCTGAACCCATGGGTTTTGGGTTGGCAAGCCATAAGGTTTGCGTACAACAATAGTAGAATCGCAATGCTTGATTCCTTCGGAAATTTTagttcttttcaaaaatttacatttttgaCAGCCGGCTATGGGCAATTGCTAATATGATTCATGGTGTTTGTGGGGCTAACAGTATATACAGTTATGTTTATGGTAATATCATACCGATTCGGACAGATATTTCTCGTGAGTTTCCTTTCATTCaaccttttattttcctctctctctcctcgttCACTCCCTTCAACCTCTACCCAAACTAATCTCGTCTCTTTGTGCCCAATTCTGCACCCTGTACCCAAAACCATCAAAAGTAAGCCCAGAAAAcatcctttatatttttttctgtgTGGCTTGTTATTGATTAGTCTCTATGTTTCTCGGGACCACTCTGATCTTGTTCCAGGtttgcatttcttttttcttttcctttttttttttttttttttgtaacatgaaaagtttctgttttgctGCTTTTCAATGGAGGTGCTACAGTGATACAATCAACACTGAGATGAGAGGAAGGAGAGTCACTTACCAAGAGCGTAGGAGCAGCGGAAGACGATGGAGTTTGAGAGAGCGGATTTAGACGAACGGCGCTATGTTTAACgggaaaacaagaaaattccattaaaataagaaaattccaTTTGATAGCCTCTTTATCTCTTTACTAGGTCGTTTGCACGTTGTCTAGTTGagtgaaacaatttttttttttataaaaataacgtggtttaaaaaaaatgattaatgaataatttcatgaatgatttttttttttagcaaatatatgaataaaaagtataataattaaagagaattGGCTAGTAGATCAATACTGATCAATGTTGCCATTTTTAGAATTGATGGAGAcctaaaaagagaaaaatcactTTTACCCCttatcacataatatcttatcATCGTTCATGGAATTAttaggtcatatatatataaatgtgtgaTATTGTTTATTGTAGGTTATTTGGATGAGTCTCTTAATTAAATCGTATtagatatttcttaaaattggataattatcaacaaatattataatcCTCAAATGTCATAATCTTTTCATTatcttatgatgtgatatttgaTGATTGTAGATAAaccatttattatattttacttataaatctatcatttacTGTAAAATTGgcaatgaatagatttttttatatataattatatatatatatatatattgaattccttattaataaaaaattagttcttaacaaaaaaattaaatataaactaagcaaacgtgcacctagtatatatatatatatatatatatatgaagaatcTAGTTAATttgcaataatattattatctgaCCTAGctctttaaataattattgatgTGGTCACCtgtttcatgtgaaaatgactattttctgttaaaatgaatttatttttatctcaaatattcattatcattacaaataattcgtcataaatatttatttttcttgtaataaattaattgcaAGAAAAACCACCAAAAGCAATAACAGCCAACGTTCACaatgaaatacatatattttattgaagtaGGAAGCAAATTTAAAACATGTTAATGGCCACCCTTGATTTCAATTTGATTTGCTTAACCTGGCGGcgggaaaataaataaaagcccaaataattgtaaaaatccCAAgcaatatttacaatttttagttttataaaaaaaggaaaaaaggaaaagaggctCCAGCCTCCAAAAGTGACTTGAAAAAtaaggttacgtttggatgttgaagtgagttgagttgagttgaattgagatgataaaatattgttagaatattattttttaatattattattattttagaatttgaaaaagttgaattgtttattatattttatattggaatttgaaaaagttgtaatgatgagttgagatgagttgagagatgtttgtcatccaaacgaagTAGTTCACCATTCCCGCTCGCCCCTCCAGGCCCTCCAGGCTCCCACCCCATCGTAAAAATATCTTAATCCAACGGATGGAGTTCAATTGCGTACATGCACCGGGAAAACACAGTACTTATCTCAATCTTAGTTCGGCTTCGGACAAGAACCTGATGCCAAAGCTGAGGTGCGGAGACGAACCTAGAGCAGCATTTTTTTCgttgaaaaatgaatatatgtatttatttttaatttcctcGTTACTATTTCGATCGCTTTATCTTTGGCTCTGGTCCGAAAATCACAACTTGCTCACTCTTCTGCAAGTCGTAGAGAGAGTGACAGGGAGAGGGAGagtgggagaaagagagagcttaAGGAGGTAGCCATCTGCGTCCTTTTCTTGGAGCTTAAGAACTGTAAATTTAAGCTTCACAAAGCTGCAGTTTTGATCAATTCCTGTAAAAGTACCTTCAGCAGCGACGCTGTAAGTTCCCGCCGTTGAAGAACCCTAATTCTCTTAGCTTAGATCAGACTCGGAGCACCAAGTGAACCTCCTCCTCCATTTCTTCGTCCTTCCGGGCCTTTCAGTAATTTTACTTCCCCATCTTGTTTGTTGCTCGGCTAGtgcggaaagaaaaaaaagtgatagCCTTCCTCATTTTGtgtcttttttctcctttctttgaGTTTTTGTTGAATTAGTTCGGAAATGTTTGTGCATGGGTAATTTGTCATCTGGACGAAAGCTGCGTTCTTTAACGCGAATTTAATGAAAAACGCGGATTTaacggaaaacaagaatttccgtttAACATCCGTTTGATAGGcacttatataatagtaatagatatatataaagatcCTATCAAAcagaaatttttgttttaacagAATTAAGTCAATGTCGTTTTGTATATGCAGTTGTGATATACTCTCTATTTGGCATGAATCATAAGGTATTTTCCAGTTGCCAAGATTACTTTTTTCAACATAATCTGCAAATACGTTTATGATTTTCATTCCCTTTTATTGGTcatatttcatatcattttttatttatttatgttggtttcatttctttttcctgttCCAGTACAGAATTTTAGGGGTTTATATAACCACATGGTTGTTCTGGTTTTTTACAGTTTAGTTCATGAGTGCCCAGGAATGACATTGATTTTTTGCCCGAGAATTGTTGGCCCATGAGGATGGCTATTGGGAAGTTAGTTATTTATTTGGCTGAAATCTTTCATATTTTAGAGCTTTGAGTGTTTTGGTTCAGTGCTTGGAGCATTCTATCTGTTTTCGATTGAGCTATGGGCTCTTATACACGTTTCAGGACAACAATTATAAgctatttctttctctattgTTTGTTTTCAGTTGCACTTTGCAAATGGAAGCTTAACATAATAAGTTTTTCATCTTGTTCATACTTTGCCTGGAGAAGCTTCTAAAGGGAATGAAGAGGACAAGGCACTTATGGGGTTGCTTGATGAGTCGAAAGGTATTATTGTTGAGTTGGATTTATTTATTGCCAAAAGGATGAACTATTGAGTCCTATGCGTGTTACATGCTGTCATTTTGCCTCCTGTTTCTTCTTTGATGTAAAGAATTGTTAGTTTTCATTATTGCTCTGATGTAAAAAATTCTGATGTAAAGAATTTTTGGCACACAAAATAAACTGTTGTACCATGAGTGATTGTGTCCAATTGTATCCAGTGTTGCATAGATACCATGCAAGTGCTGACTTCACTCGCCCCTTATTTATTGCAGTGGCATTTTATTTGTGTGCCAAAAAGCATAAGGTACCTCATTCATGAtccctctttgtctctctcacCATACATAGGCAGGGAAATTAGTTGCCTTCTGTTCATTTTGAgcaatttacaaatttatttactgcttgTTTTATAGCTCAAGGTAGACAAGCTTAAGTTGATTGAGCTATGTAGCCCACTAGAGTTTTcattcttttactcatcataTTGTTAGACATTGATTATGGTTTACCACTGCAAGTTTCTACTTCCATAAAGAACTTATGCCACAATGTTTTCGAAGttgcaaaggaaaagaaagatgccAGAGATGTAAATGGGAACCGAGGTATGTCTCTTAAGTGGAGGTGGCAGAACTAGACCCTCTGGGATGTGCACGCGGTGAAggtcattatttataaattacataaacattacattgttatttaattaaccaaaacattatgtccttattaataaaaaaattagttcttaatgaaaaaaaattaaatataaactaagcaaacgtgcaatatatatatatatatatatatatatatatatatattataaccgTTACATGATAAtctccaaaattttaaaaaatctatatatgtcCCTCTCCAATTTTCTTCTATATGATCAAATATTTCCTCTCCAATCTAAATTATGGGTTGatgaaacaaaaggaaattgGTCAGAAAGGCTATTTGGGCATAATCCAGATTGGTGCTGGCCAAACCTGACGAGTGTCACCAACATAGGCTGGAAAGCGCTCAAACACTTTTTCATCCAAGCTGTACACACCTTGATCAAAAAGTCTTCCACTTCCCTTGGCATCAGCAGAAACATTGTCATCGGTGCAATATATTTGATTTCCCTTGAAGCAACCTGGAAAATCCCGACATGAAAAGGCTGTAGACGAATTCAATCCCAAAAACAACACGTGATCACCTAAACTTTCAACCTCACaccattttccttttccatcgTCACTAGTACTGTCAAGCTTGAATATGTTAAAACCAAGAGTCACACTTATACGTACATCTTGATCGTAGGCCTCATCATCGAGATCAGTATCTCGTCTCACCATTATTATACCTCCAGAACACCAAACCAAATATAACTGCCCTGTCAACGGAGTTGGAAACGGTGCTACAATTTCAATCTCCTTTGGCTTTGGACAAGAAGCATTAGTATTGAAGTCGAAAGCCAACAGCCTACCATTAAATTCTACTGCATATAGTACTTGTTCATGAAATCTGACATCTGAATAAGTAAACTCTTCACTCAACACATGCCACTTCTTGTCTCCACGTCTACAGTAGGCAAGTCTCCCTATCTCCCCATAGATAGCCACTGCTATAAAATCAGTACTATCGCAAGTACTAGGAGATAACACAACTTTTGGTAGAAAATAGTTCCTTAAATGAGTTGCATCCATTTGATAATACTCGTTGAAATCATGGGGCTCCCGAATTAAATACTCATTGTCATGTTTATTGGCACGATACTTTCTTACATCAGGAAACTTGGACCTTGGAGGAAGCTGGAATCTGGCCCTTGTAAGAGGATTAACCACATATATTTTATCGCCGGTTTCTGCAACCACCACCCAACCACCTTGTGTTGAACCCTTAAACAACGCCTTCTCTTCAGCCTCCGGCAAATGATCAAGTTCGTAAAGCTTCTTCTCCAGGGGGTCATAGAATTTAGATGCCCCCTTGCTATCAAGGTTATCATTAAAAGGTACTAACAACCATGGAAGTCGAGTACCGATGGGGTGGTCATGTAGTTTTGGCAGCTGGGAACGCCATGAAGCACAAACGCAACGGAGCCTCACCTTATCAGCATAAGACATCGTATGCTCTTCAATGCTTTTAAGCAAGTCTGAGAGAAGCAAAGACCATTGAGACGGCATACCTGCTAATTAATTTCACCCAAAGTAAATTAATTAAGGCGAAATAACAatcgtaaatatatatatatatatatatatatatacatacatataacataattaatcaGATCAGAAATAAAGCAAATATATAGATCACCTGCACAGGGAAACCAAAAGTGGAAAGAAACAtcacaaagaaataaaaccGAAATCCAGCTCACAGATATTGACCATATCACATTCCCTGCGCGCTTGGAGCTATTTAATTAACAGTATTACAGACATTGAATAGCACAATCACAACTTTTTCGTCCTAAATCGATTTTCTATGAACCCCAGATCTGCATGCAGCTCGATAACTTGACaaagaagagaaaccaaacacacacacacgtagaGGGTGGATGATATATAGCACTAAGAAAACGATCGATGATCAGTGTTAAAACACATTGTTTTCGCACTGTAAAGGGGTTAAACAAGACAAAAACACGAAAAAAGACGCGCACGACCAAAATGTTGACAGAGTCATATATGTAGTAGATATACAGGGCTCGAAAAAGGTAGTCGGGTTAAGGACCAAGCACGTACCGATCGATGACGCCGACGACATTTGTAGCGCAGTCATGAATATAGTAgaattcaaagagagagagagagcgctttCGAGGAAGAGATGCCCAGggcaaatttaattaaatagctTGGAGTCgcggagttggagttggaatAGGAGTTggagtttgagtttgagtttgggTGAACTATATCTGCTCAGTCTTTCTATTTTCCTATAAAATAGACATTAACTTACGTATATAACatgtattttgatattgaaatctgaaatactaaaataatttatatttaaaataaattaaaatttttataatctaaatatcatcacttttcaaatttcttgatatccagttaatttcttttactaatatattaaactctaaattattttgtaaaataagtattagctaatatatttactcaattaaaactagagaaataatatttgtaattgtggaGTGTATAAATActgtacaatcactttaaaaaaagtaagtaaatatagaatacatgtgaaaaaaattatttttttaatagtggaccactctttttcaaatgaTTACGTAACGCTTgcgcactctacgactgtatgtaatattactcttaaaacTAAGCTCGTGTAAAAATACTATCTTCAACACAATATTTACTTAAcaaattaatctcatctcaaacaCAAGTCTAACAAAATTATGCTATTAAGtattaatgaaattaactaagttaattactatttggaaaactgaaatttgaagaaggGAAATGCTAGCGAGTCCGTTTTGGGCTCCCGGTTGATTTTCcggattgttttttttttttttttagtttttttttttttaacttagtgattaagaaaatgttgtttaatatgaattttttttttaaatatttaaaagtgttaaaaattgatgtaaaaaaataaaaatctttaaaaaaaaaatttcacatcatttttttatcacttttaaatattttttaaaaaattaaaaaattcacaatattattaaacaatattttcttaatcagtaagtaaaaaaaaaggcaatcgGGCAAAATAAACGGGAGCCCAAAACAGGCtccctagcatttttctttgaagaatggtttatctaaattaaactgaagaaaagaacgttaaaattaagattttaaaaaataataagactaGATCTAGAGCGATTGACTCCATCTAgtaaatctcacacaatttattcttccttattatagAATCTCATTTATCCcgagttgatgataaaaatctcttagctattcaatattttctctcgaacaatacaaaaaatatctcaaactaaTAACTCtgtatctctatgtgaatttaactaattggagacacattaagttctttgagattttcttgaaaatcacactagtcgcggtaaagcatctctgctttctctcaactaatggtgtttaatcctagagctttaattacaaatcacctctcgatctcattgcaatccaaaagattgaacaatagttagctagaaaactgtaagcattaagaataaggaataaacactcaatcatgaaaatattgaaaataaaataacttggaatataaattgtgtattcaatgttaggctacatcaaagttttagaaaatagaattagttcgtaatggaattgaaaagaaaatgaataaaactggtgttcttcgttgaagtcggttgatgaggcatgcggctctcgcctctgcccTCCAGTTCAACCTTCTCGGAAGAACACTTAGagaataaattatgaaacttTAAACTCAGACTCAGACTCTAAAACATACAAAATCTCAACTCTGATTCAAAACTctccctattcatcccacaagacggta from Juglans regia cultivar Chandler chromosome 4, Walnut 2.0, whole genome shotgun sequence encodes:
- the LOC109004706 gene encoding putative F-box protein At1g65770, which codes for MPSQWSLLLSDLLKSIEEHTMSYADKVRLRCVCASWRSQLPKLHDHPIGTRLPWLLVPFNDNLDSKGASKFYDPLEKKLYELDHLPEAEEKALFKGSTQGGWVVVAETGDKIYVVNPLTRARFQLPPRSKFPDVRKYRANKHDNEYLIREPHDFNEYYQMDATHLRNYFLPKVVLSPSTCDSTDFIAVAIYGEIGRLAYCRRGDKKWHVLSEEFTYSDVRFHEQVLYAVEFNGRLLAFDFNTNASCPKPKEIEIVAPFPTPLTGQLYLVWCSGGIIMVRRDTDLDDEAYDQDVRISVTLGFNIFKLDSTSDDGKGKWCEVESLGDHVLFLGLNSSTAFSCRDFPGCFKGNQIYCTDDNVSADAKGSGRLFDQGVYSLDEKVFERFPAYVGDTRQVWPAPIWIMPK